In the Pontibacillus sp. HMF3514 genome, ATTTTGGATCGCCCTTTAAATAGACTACGTGCCACATCATTGGGCTTATAATTTAATTGCTTTATCGCTTTAGCCACCCGGTTCTTCGTTTCTTCATGTACATAACCATTCTCATTTAAAACTCGAGAAACTGTTGCTGTCGATACCTCTGCCAGTTTTGCTACGTCTTTAATCGTCGCCATAAAAAACCACTTTCTTTTTCATAATGTGTAACCCGTTACATATAAAAGAATTTAAAAACAGGTTCAATAATTATGCTTATATGAAACCCGTTACACATTATAATAAAGCGCTTACATCCATGTGTCAATCATTCAATTTAATAAATGTAAAATCATATCGTTGTACAATCCGATTCTCCCTATATATGAGCCCTGTAACAAAAATTTAGCGATATACCCTCAACAAAGGATATATCGCTCCTATTAAAGTCGATATTCTTTTACTGTACGAATCTTTTTACTCCATCTGAAATGGCTTTTATCCTTCCATTCAATCAGAGGTGATGCCAGCTTTCTAACAGGCTGTGAGGATAGTCCCCACGTAATCATAGCGGCAACAGTAACTAACACAGCCATATCTAATGAAGATTGTAATTGAAATACTTCAAACTCTCTGAAAAAGTGAATAAAGAACCCGTGAAGAAGATACACATATAACGTGTTCGTCCCGTACTTCGTCCAAATCCCCTTTTTACGAGGCATCCATGCAAGCACACTGAACATCATCAGGATCGTAATCACGTAAACCCCTAAACGAATAAACCCTCCCCATTCGGGCATTCCCATTTCCAAGTAGGATTTAGAACCGAGAAACCAAGATGTTGAAAATCGAGGAGCAATCGTAATCGCTGCTGCTGATAGACCTAGCACTAACAGGGAAAAGGCACGAATATTCTTTTTTCGCAACCATTTCAGTTGTTCTGGTCCAAACCAATATCCCAGTAAAAAGAATGGGAAGAAGACAAACGTACGTGACAGACTAAAACTATGTCCAATAACGTCAATATATCCAACAAGCAAACCTAATTGAACGGTAATCAATAGGGCTACATGTTTCGGAAGTCGATAAAACCAATACAACATGATATGCCAGCATAATAAGCTGATCAAGAACCATAATGACCAATGTGGTTCAAACGGTGTATGAAGCCAGTCCTGTTTTCCGATTAAGAAATAATAAACTGTATAAATGCTTTGGAAAATCACATATGG is a window encoding:
- a CDS encoding acyltransferase family protein, which produces MQREAFFDNAKWILIFFVVFGHTIQPFVEKHDAIYVLYQWIYTFHMPAFIFLAGYFAKPSGSKGYVLKLTKKLLIPYVIFQSIYTVYYFLIGKQDWLHTPFEPHWSLWFLISLLCWHIMLYWFYRLPKHVALLITVQLGLLVGYIDVIGHSFSLSRTFVFFPFFLLGYWFGPEQLKWLRKKNIRAFSLLVLGLSAAAITIAPRFSTSWFLGSKSYLEMGMPEWGGFIRLGVYVITILMMFSVLAWMPRKKGIWTKYGTNTLYVYLLHGFFIHFFREFEVFQLQSSLDMAVLVTVAAMITWGLSSQPVRKLASPLIEWKDKSHFRWSKKIRTVKEYRL